A section of the Methanococcus vannielii SB genome encodes:
- the ribB gene encoding 3,4-dihydroxy-2-butanone-4-phosphate synthase: MSNIKNAIDALKKGKIVLLYDSDDREGETDMVIASEFITPETIREMRKNAGGLICTCIHPDFCDKLGIPFMVDILDIAAEKYPVLKELYPNDIPYDEKSTFALYANHRMTFTGITDNDRAFTIKKLTDLCSSERFSDFGKEFRCPGHVALLRATKGLVTKRQGHTEMTVALAEMAGLTPITTICEMMGDNGKALSKDLVKKYSEENNFVTINGKELIDYYINEFLKQ, from the coding sequence ATTTCAAACATTAAAAATGCAATAGATGCACTTAAAAAAGGTAAAATTGTTCTTCTTTATGATAGCGATGATAGAGAAGGGGAGACTGACATGGTCATAGCTTCTGAATTTATAACTCCAGAAACTATTCGGGAAATGAGGAAGAATGCAGGGGGATTAATATGCACCTGCATCCATCCGGACTTCTGTGATAAACTTGGAATTCCGTTTATGGTTGACATATTAGATATTGCAGCCGAAAAATACCCTGTTTTAAAAGAATTATATCCAAATGACATTCCATATGATGAAAAGTCAACATTTGCATTATATGCAAACCATAGAATGACTTTTACAGGAATTACGGATAATGATCGGGCATTTACTATTAAAAAATTAACGGACTTGTGCAGTAGTGAAAGATTTTCTGACTTTGGAAAAGAATTCAGGTGTCCCGGACACGTTGCACTTTTACGTGCCACAAAAGGTCTTGTAACAAAACGACAGGGGCATACTGAAATGACGGTTGCACTTGCAGAAATGGCCGGATTGACCCCCATAACTACAATTTGTGAAATGATGGGCGACAATGGAAAAGCTCTTTCAAAAGACCTTGTAAAAAAATATTCAGAAGAAAATAACTTTGTAACAATAAATGGCAAGGAATTGATTGATTACTATATAAATGAATTCTTAAAACAATAG
- the ribK gene encoding CTP-dependent riboflavin kinase, whose amino-acid sequence MKIFGRVVSGFGEGKYFVGLIPYKNKFKELTGFTPYEGTLNIKLKTYFDIDKYDPLEFDGFEIDGKEYFGGKVLLVTLFNKSGKFVDCAIVSPKKTDHSKKTLEIIAPVNLRKFLSLKNLDIVKIIQALK is encoded by the coding sequence TTGAAAATTTTTGGACGTGTAGTAAGTGGTTTTGGAGAAGGGAAATATTTTGTTGGTTTAATTCCGTATAAAAATAAATTTAAAGAGTTAACTGGATTCACACCTTATGAAGGAACTTTAAATATAAAATTAAAAACTTATTTTGATATAGATAAATATGATCCATTGGAGTTTGATGGCTTTGAAATCGATGGGAAAGAGTATTTTGGTGGGAAAGTACTTCTAGTAACACTATTTAATAAATCAGGGAAATTTGTGGATTGTGCAATAGTTTCTCCAAAAAAAACTGACCACTCAAAAAAAACGTTAGAAATTATTGCGCCAGTTAATTTAAGAAAATTCTTATCTTTAAAAAATTTAGACATTGTAAAAATTATTCAAGCCCTAAAATAG
- a CDS encoding MTAP family purine nucleoside phosphorylase has translation MIGIIGGTGISSILNKGEEKIISTKYGNSKVLIDNENDTVLLFRHGAEHNTPPHKINYLANIYALKTLGVDRILALSCVGSLRDDVIPGDFFIPYDFLEFTKLRKSTFYDGDDGKVAHVDASEPYCLELQKITKEILKKRNYKFDEGVYVCTEGPRFETKTEIQMYKPLGHVVGMTAYPEVVLAREMEICYTSICNVSNYATGISKNILTVDEVLETLKEMEEKILNVLNDFITYDFKERTCFCKSALKNAIM, from the coding sequence ATGATTGGAATTATCGGCGGAACAGGAATCTCTTCTATATTAAATAAGGGAGAAGAAAAGATAATTAGCACAAAATACGGAAATTCAAAAGTTTTAATTGATAACGAAAACGATACCGTTCTTTTATTCCGGCACGGGGCTGAACATAACACCCCGCCACATAAGATAAACTATCTTGCAAATATATATGCTTTAAAAACACTTGGTGTTGACCGTATTCTTGCATTAAGTTGTGTAGGCTCTTTAAGGGACGATGTAATCCCTGGAGACTTCTTTATTCCTTATGACTTTTTAGAATTTACTAAATTAAGAAAAAGTACTTTTTATGACGGTGATGATGGAAAAGTTGCCCACGTTGATGCATCTGAACCCTACTGTTTAGAACTTCAAAAAATCACTAAAGAGATACTTAAAAAAAGAAATTACAAATTTGACGAAGGAGTTTACGTCTGTACCGAAGGCCCAAGGTTTGAAACAAAAACTGAAATTCAAATGTATAAGCCACTAGGACACGTTGTAGGAATGACTGCGTACCCTGAAGTAGTTTTAGCACGAGAAATGGAAATATGTTATACTTCAATCTGCAACGTTTCAAATTATGCGACTGGAATTTCAAAAAACATATTAACAGTTGATGAAGTCCTTGAAACGTTAAAAGAAATGGAAGAAAAGATTTTAAATGTTTTAAACGACTTCATTACGTATGATTTCAAAGAAAGAACATGTTTTTGCAAATCTGCACTTAAAAATGCCATAATGTAA
- a CDS encoding L-threonylcarbamoyladenylate synthase, which yields MITFKISEDNLNKFEKEIEIVKKVVLEGGVILCGTDTLYGLSTNALDENAIEKIYKIKKRDPNKPISISLGEKYQVEKYVYVDDTARKLIDKFMPGPITIILKKKDILPDILGKNDVGVRIPDNDVIRKISVVPLTTTSANISGEVSPIALEEVDPKVKEKVDLIIDSGTCKHRMQSTIIKVIDGKIELIREGKIPFEDILKALE from the coding sequence ATGATAACTTTTAAGATTTCAGAAGATAATCTTAACAAATTTGAAAAAGAAATTGAAATCGTTAAAAAAGTAGTACTTGAAGGTGGCGTAATTTTATGTGGTACGGATACACTATACGGGCTTTCAACAAATGCTTTAGATGAAAATGCAATCGAAAAAATCTACAAAATAAAAAAAAGAGACCCTAATAAGCCTATATCAATAAGTTTGGGCGAAAAATATCAGGTTGAAAAATACGTTTATGTGGACGATACTGCAAGAAAACTAATTGATAAATTTATGCCCGGCCCAATTACGATTATACTAAAGAAAAAAGATATACTTCCAGATATTTTGGGAAAAAATGATGTTGGCGTTAGAATTCCCGATAATGACGTTATAAGGAAAATTTCGGTAGTTCCATTAACAACAACAAGTGCAAATATTAGCGGGGAAGTATCTCCAATAGCTCTTGAGGAAGTAGACCCCAAGGTAAAAGAAAAAGTAGATTTAATAATAGACAGCGGTACCTGTAAACATAGGATGCAGTCTACAATTATAAAAGTGATTGATGGAAAAATAGAATTAATAAGAGAAGGAAAAATTCCTTTTGAAGATATTTTAAAAGCTTTAGAATGA
- the thiC gene encoding phosphomethylpyrimidine synthase produces MTQLTDAKSGIVTEEMKFVADEEKIDVNYLRKLIEKGYVVIPKNINRKTKPVGIGDNLRTKVNVNLGTSPDFIDISCELKKVEISNKYGADAIMDLSTGGNLPEIRSQIMKNTNLPIGTVPIYEVGVDSKEKYGRVIDMDEDLIFNVIERQAQEGVDFMTLHCGITKQSVDTLNKDPRKMGVVSRGGAFLTAYIMYHNKENPLYRDFDYLLEILKEHDVTLSLGDGMRPGCLQDNTDRAQIQELITLGELVDRCREKGVQVMVEGPGHVPYNNIQANMQIQKTICKNAPFYVLGPIVTDLAPGYDHITAAIGGTLAAVSGANFLCYVTPAEHVRLMKEEEVKEGLIASKIAAQAADVAKGNPVAWNKERQMADARIKHDWERQFEIALDSDKPKKMREEIPSKDEKACSVCGDYCALLMVEELGKR; encoded by the coding sequence ATGACCCAGTTAACTGATGCAAAATCAGGAATAGTTACTGAAGAGATGAAGTTTGTAGCCGACGAGGAAAAAATTGACGTTAATTACCTTAGAAAACTTATTGAAAAAGGTTACGTGGTAATTCCAAAAAATATAAACCGAAAAACGAAGCCCGTTGGAATTGGGGATAACTTACGAACAAAAGTTAATGTAAATTTAGGTACCTCACCTGATTTTATTGATATTTCTTGTGAACTTAAAAAAGTTGAAATTTCAAATAAATACGGTGCTGACGCAATTATGGACTTAAGTACCGGTGGAAATCTTCCAGAAATTAGAAGTCAAATTATGAAAAACACGAATCTTCCAATTGGGACTGTTCCAATCTATGAAGTTGGTGTTGATTCAAAAGAAAAGTACGGTCGAGTCATAGATATGGATGAAGACCTGATTTTTAACGTTATTGAAAGGCAAGCCCAAGAAGGTGTTGATTTTATGACACTGCACTGCGGCATTACAAAACAGAGCGTTGACACATTGAATAAAGACCCTAGAAAAATGGGGGTGGTAAGTAGAGGAGGTGCATTTTTAACTGCGTATATAATGTACCACAACAAGGAAAATCCCCTTTATAGAGATTTTGACTACCTACTTGAAATTTTAAAAGAACATGACGTAACTTTAAGTCTTGGCGATGGAATGAGGCCCGGATGTTTGCAGGACAATACGGATAGAGCCCAAATACAGGAATTAATAACTCTAGGGGAGTTAGTAGATAGATGTAGAGAAAAAGGGGTTCAAGTTATGGTTGAAGGTCCTGGACACGTCCCTTACAATAATATTCAAGCGAACATGCAAATTCAAAAAACAATCTGTAAAAACGCACCATTCTACGTTTTAGGCCCGATTGTAACTGATTTAGCGCCAGGATACGACCATATTACAGCTGCAATCGGTGGAACCCTTGCAGCGGTAAGTGGTGCAAATTTTTTATGTTATGTAACTCCTGCTGAACACGTCAGACTCATGAAAGAAGAAGAAGTAAAAGAAGGATTAATTGCATCAAAAATTGCAGCCCAAGCTGCTGATGTTGCAAAGGGAAATCCTGTTGCATGGAACAAGGAAAGACAGATGGCAGATGCAAGAATAAAACATGACTGGGAAAGGCAGTTTGAAATTGCACTTGATAGCGATAAACCAAAAAAAATGAGGGAAGAAATTCCTTCAAAAGACGAAAAAGCATGTAGTGTATGTGGAGACTACTGTGCTCTTTTAATGGTTGAAGAACTTGGAAAACGATAG
- the dph2 gene encoding diphthamide biosynthesis enzyme Dph2 — protein MWDLETNKVLNAITSKNATKVLFQAPEGLKRAVEKEIEYLKTKTSVELMIWGETCFGACDLCDEEVKILGIDLIIHYGHEELAYVHSEIPVLFIHAYFMENEYFLQDVKNILEDMENTTVTTTIQFKKALKMFNPVVILGCRAPVENAEKVLFVGTGRFHPLMMAYKLKKTVKIYNPITREISEINDQEIKKLIKLRVGRVSKLLLNPPKKIGVVLSTKKGQCRLKSFEKVIELLRKNNIEYIPIVLNNISQSYLIYNVDAYIICACPRIVMDDYTNYESTLITPEELKMYISKDFEYKFDEILENNFY, from the coding sequence ATGTGGGATTTAGAGACTAATAAAGTTTTAAATGCGATAACATCAAAAAATGCGACAAAAGTATTGTTTCAAGCACCCGAAGGACTTAAAAGGGCCGTTGAAAAAGAGATAGAATATTTAAAAACAAAAACAAGTGTTGAACTTATGATTTGGGGTGAAACTTGTTTTGGAGCTTGTGATTTATGCGACGAAGAAGTTAAAATTTTAGGAATAGATTTAATTATTCATTATGGACACGAAGAACTCGCCTATGTTCATTCAGAAATTCCTGTATTATTTATTCACGCTTATTTTATGGAAAATGAATATTTTTTACAAGATGTTAAAAATATTCTTGAAGATATGGAAAATACAACCGTTACAACAACAATTCAATTTAAAAAAGCCCTTAAAATGTTTAACCCGGTTGTAATTTTAGGATGTAGGGCGCCGGTTGAAAATGCGGAAAAAGTTTTATTTGTTGGAACTGGAAGATTTCACCCGCTAATGATGGCGTATAAACTTAAAAAAACTGTTAAAATATATAACCCAATTACAAGAGAAATTTCTGAAATAAATGATCAAGAAATAAAAAAATTGATAAAATTAAGAGTTGGGAGAGTTTCAAAATTACTTCTAAACCCGCCTAAAAAAATAGGCGTAGTTTTATCAACAAAAAAAGGACAATGTAGATTAAAATCATTTGAAAAAGTAATTGAACTTTTAAGGAAAAATAACATTGAATACATTCCAATAGTATTAAATAACATTTCTCAAAGCTATTTAATTTATAATGTAGATGCATATATTATCTGTGCATGTCCAAGAATTGTGATGGATGACTATACTAATTATGAAAGTACGCTAATTACCCCTGAAGAACTTAAAATGTATATTTCAAAAGATTTTGAGTACAAATTCGATGAAATTTTAGAAAACAATTTCTACTAA
- a CDS encoding FeoA family protein, with amino-acid sequence MKSDTLKNETILLIDLPHGQKGIILEQYGNQFLASLGLRKGKIIQLVAKQIYGGPLVCSIDDRKIAIGKDIAKLIQVKPFIA; translated from the coding sequence ATGAAATCAGATACTCTAAAAAATGAAACAATTTTACTAATTGATTTACCACATGGACAAAAAGGAATAATCCTTGAACAATATGGAAATCAATTTTTAGCATCTTTAGGGCTTAGAAAAGGAAAAATAATACAGTTAGTTGCAAAGCAAATTTATGGTGGGCCATTAGTCTGTTCAATAGATGACCGGAAAATTGCAATAGGAAAAGACATAGCAAAATTAATCCAAGTAAAACCATTTATCGCCTAA
- a CDS encoding nicotianamine synthase family protein, producing the protein MKKFFANLEKISCNIYPVFYSYCKYYEKTVKREIELANITSKDKVLVIGSGSIPFTAIHVSKLTGANVTAVDIDKEAVEKSKSCIKKYNFNNITVLNENGLNVDCNNYDVIIIALQVFEKEEILSKIIDNGISKRVIVRQPAENYAKIYGELPKNYKPKSYVIQNMKTFKKSCMYGV; encoded by the coding sequence ATGAAAAAATTCTTTGCAAATCTTGAAAAAATTAGCTGTAATATTTACCCTGTTTTTTACAGCTACTGTAAATATTATGAAAAAACAGTTAAACGGGAAATTGAGCTAGCAAATATTACTTCAAAAGACAAAGTTCTTGTAATAGGCTCAGGTTCTATACCATTTACTGCAATACACGTAAGTAAACTTACCGGGGCAAACGTTACTGCTGTTGATATTGATAAAGAGGCAGTTGAAAAGTCAAAATCTTGCATAAAGAAGTATAATTTTAATAATATAACTGTATTAAACGAAAATGGATTAAATGTGGATTGCAATAACTATGATGTTATAATCATTGCACTTCAGGTTTTTGAAAAAGAAGAGATTTTATCAAAAATAATTGATAACGGAATTTCAAAAAGAGTTATAGTGCGTCAACCGGCGGAAAATTATGCAAAAATATATGGTGAACTTCCAAAAAATTATAAGCCTAAGTCATACGTTATTCAGAATATGAAAACATTTAAAAAATCATGTATGTATGGAGTTTAA
- a CDS encoding lysylphosphatidylglycerol synthase transmembrane domain-containing protein yields MEKTNLVTLGIIGFKKISFLILGMAVITAIALKLGLEDVYHIIVGISLYGIFFMVILQVISLFLSAYSLYILLIEKSTNCSMYEVFKIQLIGSFVESITPSVKLGGEPVKIYLLKQSTGLSYSELTAMLLVTKFYSLLSFLAILAAALLIGIMYLELPSIIYFSFAGLIGFLILFYTFFNINKFFPKNKNDVKKEKRNFMSNLRLVKKVNSFLDTMANFLLKTSKCSEEMLKDYKKALKLLVISSIVWMLYPLKVVLVAYLLGFSINPIISVIGTFGAYAVSMLPLFPGGLVSFEGTLTFILSLDSLMPYEAFSVSVVTRIITFWIPLIFSGIVSLNLLYGNSKK; encoded by the coding sequence TTGGAAAAAACCAATTTAGTAACTTTGGGAATTATAGGATTTAAAAAAATTTCATTTTTAATCCTTGGAATGGCAGTAATTACAGCTATTGCTTTGAAATTAGGTTTAGAAGATGTTTATCACATAATAGTTGGAATTTCACTTTATGGGATTTTTTTCATGGTGATATTACAGGTGATTTCATTATTTCTTAGTGCATATTCGCTCTATATACTTCTAATTGAAAAAAGTACGAATTGTTCAATGTATGAAGTTTTTAAAATACAGCTTATAGGTTCGTTTGTAGAAAGTATAACTCCTTCAGTTAAACTTGGTGGAGAACCTGTTAAAATATATTTACTCAAGCAAAGTACCGGACTTTCATACTCTGAACTTACTGCAATGCTACTGGTTACTAAATTTTATTCATTACTATCTTTTTTAGCGATTTTAGCAGCTGCTTTACTAATCGGAATCATGTATTTAGAACTGCCGTCCATAATATATTTTTCATTTGCAGGACTAATTGGCTTTTTAATCCTATTTTACACATTTTTTAACATCAACAAGTTTTTTCCAAAAAATAAAAACGACGTAAAAAAAGAAAAAAGAAATTTCATGTCTAATTTAAGACTGGTAAAAAAAGTTAATTCCTTCCTGGATACTATGGCAAACTTTTTACTTAAAACATCAAAATGTTCCGAAGAAATGTTAAAAGATTATAAAAAGGCATTGAAATTATTAGTTATATCTTCAATAGTGTGGATGTTATACCCATTAAAGGTAGTGCTTGTAGCATATTTGCTTGGGTTTTCAATAAATCCCATAATTTCAGTAATCGGGACTTTTGGAGCTTATGCAGTCAGTATGCTACCATTATTTCCAGGAGGACTTGTATCTTTTGAAGGTACACTAACATTTATTCTGTCATTAGATTCATTAATGCCTTATGAAGCATTTTCAGTTTCAGTAGTAACGAGAATTATTACGTTTTGGATTCCCTTAATTTTTTCAGGCATCGTAAGTTTAAATTTATTATATGGGAATTCTAAAAAATAG
- a CDS encoding ferrous iron transporter B: protein MVKADMDSVLLMGPPNIGKSVIFNALTGINVSMANYVGTTVEYTKGVMTLNNRELILIDVPGTYTLDATNDAEKVAVDMLKGNLVEKNGKSCHRASQNNSETLKSPSAVISVIDSCNLESSLYLLFQVLEYGIPTIAVLNRMDILEERGDIINIPLLEKELGIKVIPTVAIEKKGIKELKEELGNLLNEVIKKNLKATIKPEKSKNESKNDEIWEKAELLSKKVMNKIENRKKSKREVFGELLTKPWPGLPISILILGISFGIIIGFGMGLRKYILLPIVRGLIIPEIERLINLILSDGMIKNIFIGDYGFLVKGLEWPFTLVFPYVISFYLALSLLEDSGYLPRLGVLLDGLLNKMGLPGASIIPLLLGYGCGIPAIMSTRSLNTNKERILASTLICLSIPCIAQSGAFISLLAERSIIALFLVYAFSLVLLISSGLLLNKLLPGKRHPTIMEIPELLIPKKEVILKKVWLRANQFLKEGALPMMGMIGLAALLYESGIMDIIGRLMSPLVVGILKLPAEASVPLILGIFRREFSIIPLIEMELTTIQLFTGAIVGLLYVPCIAIIALLAREFNLKVSIMVTLLTTISAFVIGGFIANFGSLLIR, encoded by the coding sequence ATGGTAAAAGCTGATATGGATAGCGTATTACTAATGGGCCCTCCAAATATTGGTAAAAGTGTTATTTTTAATGCCCTAACCGGAATAAATGTAAGTATGGCTAATTACGTTGGTACAACTGTTGAATACACAAAAGGAGTTATGACGCTAAATAACAGGGAATTAATTCTTATCGACGTTCCAGGGACTTATACTCTAGATGCCACAAACGATGCCGAAAAAGTGGCGGTTGATATGCTTAAAGGAAATCTTGTTGAGAAGAATGGTAAATCATGTCATAGGGCGTCTCAAAATAACTCTGAAACCTTAAAAAGTCCTTCTGCAGTAATAAGTGTTATTGATTCTTGTAATCTTGAAAGCAGTCTTTACTTACTTTTTCAGGTTTTAGAATACGGTATTCCAACAATTGCAGTATTAAACAGGATGGATATTTTAGAAGAAAGGGGGGATATTATAAATATCCCACTACTTGAAAAAGAATTGGGAATAAAAGTAATACCTACGGTTGCAATCGAAAAAAAGGGAATTAAAGAACTTAAGGAAGAATTGGGAAATTTATTAAATGAAGTTATTAAAAAGAATTTAAAAGCCACTATCAAACCTGAAAAATCTAAAAACGAATCTAAAAACGATGAAATATGGGAAAAAGCAGAGTTACTGTCTAAAAAAGTAATGAATAAGATTGAAAACCGTAAAAAAAGTAAACGTGAAGTATTTGGGGAATTATTGACAAAGCCATGGCCTGGCCTACCAATTAGTATTTTAATTTTAGGGATTTCATTTGGAATTATTATTGGATTTGGAATGGGCCTTAGAAAGTATATATTACTTCCGATAGTTAGGGGGTTGATAATTCCAGAAATAGAGCGTTTAATCAATCTTATACTTTCAGATGGGATGATAAAAAATATTTTTATTGGGGACTACGGATTTTTAGTTAAAGGTTTAGAGTGGCCATTTACTTTAGTATTCCCGTACGTGATTTCTTTTTATCTTGCTCTTAGCTTACTTGAAGATAGCGGATATTTACCAAGGCTTGGAGTTTTACTTGATGGATTATTAAATAAAATGGGATTACCTGGCGCAAGTATAATTCCACTATTACTTGGATATGGATGTGGGATTCCTGCAATTATGTCTACAAGATCATTAAATACAAATAAAGAACGAATACTTGCATCTACATTGATATGTTTGAGTATTCCTTGTATTGCACAATCTGGTGCATTTATATCCCTTCTTGCAGAACGCTCAATTATCGCACTTTTTTTAGTGTATGCTTTTTCACTAGTACTTTTGATAAGTTCAGGATTACTTTTAAATAAACTACTGCCTGGAAAACGGCATCCTACAATAATGGAGATACCTGAACTTTTAATTCCCAAAAAAGAAGTTATACTTAAAAAAGTCTGGCTTCGAGCAAATCAGTTTTTAAAAGAAGGGGCACTACCAATGATGGGCATGATTGGATTAGCGGCATTACTTTATGAATCAGGAATAATGGATATAATTGGAAGGTTAATGAGTCCCTTGGTAGTTGGAATATTAAAACTACCTGCTGAAGCATCTGTCCCATTAATATTGGGAATTTTTAGACGGGAATTTTCAATTATTCCACTTATTGAAATGGAATTAACGACGATTCAGCTATTTACTGGTGCAATTGTTGGTTTACTTTATGTCCCATGTATCGCAATAATTGCACTACTTGCAAGGGAATTTAATTTAAAGGTTTCAATAATGGTTACATTACTTACAACTATTTCCGCATTTGTAATTGGTGGATTTATCGCTAATTTTGGCTCTCTTTTAATTAGATAA
- a CDS encoding KamA family radical SAM protein, which produces MQNDHFQLKMEQLLKTDTKFYSILVKSNDLNDLRHEVYKYLNSIEKTLYFENTEFPKLEIINMKECIKVFKNIISPKNEKLAEFSAINALWNIYKGETTGISLGFLNEMIYLLRGINGKSGIYSKDFPEFLKLNGRKAAINRSFELDKLSNRAEHFIGRYPSGISKKVSKTREDNKKRILDYFNVGINEWNDWKWHIKNIVTDSKTLENLVRVSELEKYSIEKARENNIPFGITPYYVSLMDNSLDRRNDHAVRAQVIPPVRYVEKTIEARSSGKNLDFMGESDTSPVDLVTRRYPMIAIMKPYETCAQICVYCQRNWQIKDVFSDNVLASKESVNNAINWFNENECIKELLLTGGDPAILSNEYLDYLLSEFSKIKHLERIRIGTRTPVALPQRITNEFSEILGKYNKPGVREIAISTHVEHVYEVTADLRDAISRLKNSGITVYNQQVFTIENSRRFETSALRKVLKLIGIEPYYLFNTKGKEETTNYRVPIARALQERKEEARLLPGYCRTDSTVFNVPKLGKNNLNFYQDHDVIMIMNDGSRVYEFHPWEKNISLTKTYIYKDVPIYNYLCELKSRGEKVEDYSSIWYYF; this is translated from the coding sequence ATGCAAAACGACCATTTTCAATTAAAAATGGAACAATTACTTAAAACCGACACTAAATTTTACTCTATTTTGGTTAAAAGCAATGATTTAAACGATCTAAGGCATGAAGTTTATAAATATTTAAATTCCATTGAAAAAACACTCTATTTTGAAAATACGGAATTTCCAAAACTTGAAATAATTAATATGAAAGAATGCATTAAAGTTTTTAAAAATATTATTTCTCCAAAAAATGAAAAATTAGCAGAATTTTCTGCGATAAATGCACTTTGGAACATTTATAAGGGGGAAACCACTGGAATTTCACTTGGATTTTTAAATGAAATGATATATTTACTTCGGGGAATTAATGGAAAGTCCGGAATATATTCTAAAGATTTTCCAGAATTTCTAAAATTAAATGGGCGAAAAGCTGCAATAAATAGGTCTTTCGAACTGGATAAGCTGTCAAATCGTGCTGAACATTTTATAGGGCGTTATCCTTCTGGAATATCTAAAAAAGTTTCAAAAACAAGGGAGGACAATAAAAAAAGAATTTTGGATTATTTTAATGTTGGAATTAATGAATGGAATGATTGGAAATGGCATATTAAAAATATTGTTACAGATTCAAAAACTCTTGAAAATTTGGTTAGGGTATCTGAATTAGAGAAATATTCCATTGAAAAAGCACGTGAAAATAATATTCCATTTGGAATAACTCCTTATTACGTTTCATTAATGGATAATTCTTTAGATCGGAGAAACGACCATGCTGTACGGGCCCAAGTAATTCCTCCGGTAAGATATGTGGAAAAAACAATTGAAGCACGAAGCAGTGGCAAAAATCTTGATTTTATGGGTGAAAGTGATACTTCACCAGTTGACCTTGTAACTAGGCGATACCCGATGATTGCAATAATGAAACCATACGAAACTTGTGCCCAGATATGTGTTTATTGCCAGAGAAATTGGCAAATTAAAGATGTATTTTCAGATAATGTATTGGCTTCAAAAGAATCAGTAAATAATGCTATAAACTGGTTTAATGAAAATGAATGTATAAAGGAACTACTTTTAACTGGAGGGGATCCTGCAATACTTTCTAATGAATATTTAGATTATTTATTATCTGAATTTTCAAAAATAAAGCATTTAGAACGGATAAGGATCGGAACAAGAACTCCCGTAGCTCTTCCTCAAAGAATAACTAATGAATTTTCGGAAATTCTTGGAAAATATAATAAACCAGGAGTTCGAGAAATAGCAATATCTACCCATGTAGAGCATGTTTATGAGGTCACAGCAGATTTAAGGGATGCGATATCTAGGCTTAAAAATAGCGGAATAACAGTATATAATCAACAGGTATTTACAATAGAAAATAGTCGTAGATTTGAAACTTCAGCACTTAGGAAAGTTTTAAAATTAATTGGAATTGAGCCTTACTATTTATTTAATACAAAAGGAAAAGAAGAAACTACAAATTATCGTGTCCCAATAGCAAGGGCATTACAGGAGAGAAAAGAAGAAGCAAGGCTTTTACCTGGGTACTGTAGGACAGATAGTACTGTATTTAATGTTCCAAAACTTGGTAAAAACAATCTTAATTTCTATCAGGATCACGATGTTATAATGATAATGAATGATGGAAGCAGAGTTTATGAGTTTCACCCATGGGAAAAAAATATTTCACTTACAAAAACGTACATCTATAAGGATGTTCCAATTTATAATTATCTTTGCGAATTAAAAAGCCGTGGGGAAAAAGTTGAAGATTACAGTTCAATATGGTATTATTTTTAA